Genomic window (Granulicella arctica):
CTCAGCGCCAACTGCCGAACCTGGGCACACGTCTCAAGCACGACCAGCTTCTCGCCAGTGATCAGGGTAAGAACAGTGTCAGGAGAGGCTTCGGCGTACTTGATGAGATCGCAGCTGACGCTAAGGCAGTTGCCATTCAGGCGAGTCAGTTCGATCATGGGGTCGTTCCTCATTGTCCTCATCGACTGAAGGAACGTGTTCTATAGTCCCGTGCTGCAGGATAGAAACCGAAGAAATGGTGTTGTGTTCGTGGGACTAATGCGGTGTGGCAGAACGCCGATGATGTGTGGGAACGCGGAGCCGTCCGCCGGTTGGGTTCGAGGTTGGCCAGCACATCAAGTGGTCCTGGCTTCGAATCTGGCACCCGGGACAGGCGTCGCGGTAACTCAAACCGAGCAGCACAGGAGCGGACTGATATGTCTTTGGGTGTCCTTAATAACATTGCAGCAATCTACGCGAACAACAACATCAACAACACGCAGGCGAGTCTGCAGAACACACTGACGCAGCTCTCCTCGGGTTCACGTATCAATAGCGGAGCCGACGATGCCGCCGGTCTCGCCGTAGCGGATGGTCTCCACGCCAACGAAGCCGCACTGACGCAGTCTGCACAGAATGCACAGCAGGGTATTGGTCTATTGCAGACCGCAGACGGTGCGCTCTCGCAGGTGACCAACCTCCTCAACCGCGCAGTAACGCTGGCAACAGAAGCAGCGAACAGCACGCTTAACAGCAGCCAGGTAAGCTCGGCGAATCAGGAGTACCAGAACATCATCACGGAGATCGGCAACATCGGATCGACGACCAACTACAACGGCAATACGGTCTTCTCGAACACGGCCACAAACCTGTTCGTGAGCGACGGCACGACCTCGGGCGCGAATGTCTATAGCGATGTAGTGGGTGCTCTCAGCGGAGCCAGCGTCGGTGTAGTCGCCGCACTTGGAACCACGACGTCCACGACATTCCAAAATCCAGTTGCGAATGCTTCAACCGCAACTGTGAAGTCAACGGTGACGTACGCCGCGGCCACCAGCTCGGATGCTCTTTCGGGCACGCTCACCATTGCGGTCGGTGCGGGCACAGCCTTCTCGGTCAGCATTACAGCCGGTAGCACCATTGCGCAAACAATCGCGCAATTGACGTCAAGCACCGCCTTCACCACCACAAACAGCCTCGTTGCGACCCAAGGTACGGGCGCGAATGCAAACCAGCTGATCATTACCGGTGCAGTCGGCGCGGCAGGAGCTGCTACTCTCTCGCTTTCCGGATCGGCACTCTCGGATACAACCGCCACTGCAGGTGTAGCGGTCGTCAACCCCACTCCAACTGCCTCCACGACCACCACCGGCGCGACAGCAACCTTCGCGCTGGCAGCAAAGACCGACACCCTCAATGGAGCTTTCAGCGTAACGGTTGCAGGTGGTACGGCCATCACGGCGACCTTTGCATCGGGTACCTCTCTTGCGGCAGCGGCAACCCAGTTGAACGCACAGACAACCTTCAAGGCCGCAGGACTCGTAGCCAGTGTCGGAACGGGTGTCAATGCCAACAAGCTGATCGTCACTGGGCCGGCGGATACAGGTACTGCTGGAACCAATGCTCTGGTGTTGACCAGCACCGCGATCAAGGATGAAACCACCCCTCCTGCTGGTGCTGGCATTGACTTCACCTCAGCGAAGATTGCGACGCTAAGCAACGCGACTGCACAGGACGTCCTGACCAGTGTTACCTCGGCGATCGGCGATGTAGCCTATCAGCGCGGTATCCTCGGTGCCAACATCAACGAACTCACCGCAGCGTCGAACGTTGCCAGCTCCGAGTCGGAGAATCTTACCTCCGCAGAGAGCAACATTCGTTCGACCAACTACGGTCAGGCAACCAGCGACCTTGCCAAGTATCAGGTGCTCAGCCAGACCGGTATCAGCGCACTGGCGCAGGCGAACAGCGTACAGCAGGAAATTCTGAAGCTGCTGCAGTAGCACTTTAGGCGGCTGCCGCTGGAGTGTTCCTACTCTGGCTGCAGCCGCATTTTTCTTTCTGCTTAGAGTTTTCTCAGGATTGACACAAACGCTGGTCACCCGATTGCTATAGAGACGCTTGCTGCACCTGGAGAGAACAACATGAGCACGGTTGGCATCAACTTTGGCGCCGCGAGCAGCGGCCAGGGCTTTGACGTTGCGGCAACGGTAACGGCCATCCTGGCGAATGAGTCGGGAATCGAGACGCCCTGGAAGAGCCAACTCACCTCGCTGCAGGCGCAGGACGCCGTATTTACTTCTCTAGGTACGGATCTCTCGACTCTCACGACAAGCCTTCTGGCGCTGACAGACTTCACCGGGGTGCTGGCTGCGAAGGATGGATCGAGCTCTGATACGACCGTGCTGAGTCTATCCTCTGCGGCTTCAGGAGCGGTTGCCGGCAGCCATACCATCGTAGTGAATAAGCTTGCCTCGACATCGTCTCAGTATTCGGATGCGACGCCCGCGACTGACGTGATCTCTGGCAGCCTGACGATCCAGGTTGGATCAGGGCAGAGTAAGACCATCACAGTAGACAGCAGCAGTAACACGCTCGCTTCCCTCGCGGCAGCCATCAACCTTGCTGGAGTCGGCGTAACCGCAAATATTATCTCTGACTCAAGTGGCTCGCGATTATCGATTGTGAGCGGTACGGGGGGAGGCGCCGGGGAATTAGCGGTGACGAGCGCCCTGACCGACACGACGAACAATGGCGGCGCACTTGCATTTCATGTCGGCCAGGACGGCCAGGATGCAAAGCTCAACGTCGACGGCATCGACCTGAGCAGCGGAACAAACACTGTCAGCACGGCGATTCCAGGCGTGACCTTTCAATTACTCTCCGTCTCGACGACGCCGGTGCAGGTCGAGATTACAAACGATAACAGCACCATCGAAAGTGCCTTCAGCGCGATGGTCGCGGCCTATAACGCGGTCGTCAAGGATGTAAGCACCCAGGAAGGAAAAGATGCCTCCGGGAATCCTGAACCGCTGTTTGCCAATGCGACACTGGGACTTATTCAAAGCCAGCTATCGACGGCGCTACTCGGCAGCACAGCCAGCGGGACGATCAATAGTGTGATGCAGCTTGGCATCAGCTTCAATAAGGACGGTACCCTTACGCTCGATAACGACGCGCTGACTGCCGTGCTCAACAGCAATTTTTCGGACGTTGTCGGCTTCCTCCAGAACTCAGACAGCTTCGGAAAGACCTTCGCGACTACGTTGAACAACATGGGAACTCAGGCACCAAATGGCTCCATTTATCTGGCTGCTCAGCAGAACGCTGCACAGGAGGCTGCATTGACGCTCAGCATCAGCAACGAGGATGCATTGTTGGCAACACAGAAGATCTCATTGACGACCGAGCTGAATACGGCGAACCAGATTCTGCAGTCGATCCCCGAGCAGTTGAATGAAGTCAACGAACTCTACAGCGCGATCACAGGCTTCAACACTGGCAACGGAGGCTAGGCTATGGCTGCAAAGAGCTACCAGGAACAGACGCTTGATGGTGCAACCGGCATGCAGATGGTCGTCGCTCTTTACGACGGTGCCATTCGCTTTCTCTATCGCGCGATTCAGAGTGTGGAGGAAGATGACATCCACGGCAGGCGCATTGCCGTGAAGAAGGTCGTCGACATTCTCATGTACCTTCAGGCAAGACTTCGTCCGGATGTTGGCGGTAGCGCGGCGACGTCCCTCTCAGACTTCTATGCGGCCATGTTTACTCTCACGCTCGAGGCTTCGCACTATGCTTCAAAGGAGCAGTTTCAGGAGGTTATTGCATGTGTTCGCAATGTGCGGGATGCCTGGGTGATCGTCGCGAAAGATCCTGTTGCAGGGCGAATTCTGCCGCGGGAACTTCGGACACAGGAGGAGCGAATGCCCGTAGGCGTCGTTCGCCAGGTGGTGGAGCAGCAGAGCGGATCGCGGTGGTCGGCGTGAGCTACTGAGCGACGGCGAGCTCTTCCTCAAGAGCCTGTTTCTCGAACAGACTTGTGTAATAGCCGCCGCGGGCAAGCAACTGATCGTGTGTTCCTAATTCAGCAATGCGGCCTTCTACGAGCACGGCGATCTGGTCGGCGTTGCGGGCAGTCGAAACCCGATGCGAGATCAAAACTGTCGTTCGGCCCTGCATGACGCGGCGAAGACCGTTGAGGATTTGCTCTTCTGTGTAGGTGTCGACGCTTGCCAACGCGTCGTCAAGGATCAGAATGCGTGGGTCGCGGATGACGGCGCGGGCGATTGCCGAGCGCTGCTTCTGGCCACCTGACAACGTGACTCCGCGTTCGCCAACGAGGGTGTCAAAACCCTTGGGGAACTCTAGAATTTCCGTCCGGATGTGCGCGACTTCAGCGGCACCTTCGACATCAAGATCGCTTGCTTCGGGCCGACCGAAGGCGATGTTCTGCCGAACCGTGTCCGAGAAGAGGAAGGTCTCTTGCGGAACGAAGCCGATCTGGCTGCGAACGTCCGCAAGCGGATAGTGATGGATCGGCTCGCCGTCGATCAAGATCATTCCGGGCGTTGCATCGAGCAGCCTTGGGATCAGGTTGACGAGGGTTGATTTGCCGGAGCCAGTTGGTCCAACAATTGCCAGGCTCGTGCCCGCCGGGATCTTTAACGAGATGTCATGCAGCACGGTTCCGCCGGTTGGATAGGCAAAGCTGAGACCTCGGAACTCGATGTCTCCAGCCAAAACTTCGGCGCTCACAAAGCGCTCTCGCAACGTCGGCGTGACGTCGCGATCGTCGATGCTCGGCTCCTCCTTGAGGAGTTCGTCGATGCGGACGACAGAGGCGGTGCCGCGCTGGAAGAGGTTGACGACCCAGCCGACGGCGATCATGGGCCAGGTGAGTTGCACCATGTAGACGTTGAACGAGGTGAACTGACCGACCGAGATGTGGTGTGCGACGACTTCATGGCCGCCGACGAGCAGCGTAATCATCAGCGAGAGGCCGAGGACGAACTCTAGCGTCGGCCAGAGCATGGCCATCAGGCGCACCAGCAGAAGGCTGCGTCGGATGTACTCGATGTTCGCCGTCTCGAAGGAGGCGATCTCAGCCTCTTCCTGAGCAAAGGCGCGGATGAGCCGGGCGCCTGAGAAGTTCTCCTGCGCCTTCGCCGAGATGTCCGAGAACATGGCTTGGATGCGCTCGAAGCGCGTGTGGATGCGATTGCCGAAGTATTGAACAAGCACTGAAGCCATCGGGAGCGGGACGAAGGCAAAGAAGGTCAGCTTCGGACTAATGCGATACATGAATGGCAATGCAGCGACGGTAAAGACGAGCGTGTTCGCTGAATACATGATGGCGGGACCGAGAAGCTGGCGAACAGCATTCAGATCGTTCGTGGTGCGGGCCATGATGTCGCCGGTGCGATGCGTGTGGTAGAAACTGGCCGGCTGGCGTTCGAGGTTCTTGAAGAGATCGTTGCGAAGATCGAACTCAATCTCACGCGACGCGCCGATGATGACTTGCCGCATGATGTAGAGGAAGATCGCCGAAAAGGCTGCGAGAACAAGCAGGCGCAGGCCGTGGTAGAGAATCTTCTGTTGCGTCAGGCCGTGCTGCATGTCGTCGATGGCGTGGCCGATGACGAGTGGCAGCAGGACCTTCAGGACGTTGTAGAGGATGGTCGCGACCGCTCCCCAGGCAAGGCTCTTCCAGTAGCGTTTCAGGTATGGAGCGAGCGGTCGCAGACGGCTAAACATGCTTGATCAGGTTCTCGTGTACTGGTGATTGGACGCGTTAGCGCTGCTGAGGATTCGGCGTCGGTCTGGTTGCCGTGTCGGGCGTCGTTGCGTGGGCCGGATCGTTGGTTGCCGGATCGGTTGAGGGCTTGGTCGGATCAGGCGCTGGTTTCGCGGTCGAATCCGGTGTTGGTGCGGGCTCCCGCTCTGGCTGCCTGGTTGGCGGTGGAGCGACCTCGGCTTTGACGAGCTCGATGTCGAAGATCAGGTCAGACTTTGCCGGGATCGTTGGCGGATGGCCGGACTCGCCGTAGGCAAGCTGGTAGGGAATGAAGAGGCGGCGCTTGCCACCGATGTGCATGCCCGCAAATCCTGTGTCCCAGCCGGGGATGACACGGTGAATGCCGACGGGAAAGGGAAAGGCTTCGGCGCCGGGATGGTCGAAGGACGAGTCAAACTTTGTTCCGTCCTTGGCGAGCCAGCCGGTGTACTTGACTGTGTAGATCATGATCTTCGAGTCAGCCTGCGAGGTGCCGAGAACGGTCGCCTCTGCAAGCGGACCGGTGCCGGGAGTGATGTCGATGTAGCGCAGTGCATAGAGCGGCTTCGCGATGCCAGCGACCTTGGGGATGTTTGGTGGCAGCGTGCTGGTGGTGGTTGCTGTGTGGTGCGCGACCGGTTTTTTGGCTGCGGTTGTTGCGGTCTGGCTGACGGCGAGCGTCGCAGGGACGAGGGCAAGGAGCAAGGTCGGAGCGAGTCTCATGATGCTCCTATCGTAAACGGTGGCTGGAACAGGAACTCTCTGCCTGGAACTTTTGAATTGATTTGCTACAAGTGAGACTTAGCCGATGTACTTTTCAAAACGGAGGGGTACCCTAAACTGTCTCGAATGAGTGGTTTACGCTGCGATGTCTCGATAAAGTATTCATTCTATTGAGCTTATAGCCAAAGTATTCAATCGAAAGAACTTATACTGGCTGGATCAAGAATGCCCTCTAAGTTGGGCAGCCACTTTAAGTTTACGTCTGTGCGCAATCTAAATAGCCACATCTGTCGACTTCCCTTTCGGCTACAAGTGATTTGTTTTGTGTCGGTTATTTGTGAATGTGAGTTTAAACGAGTGACGCCGGCCTGACGAAAATTTGGCTTCGCTTAGAAGAGCGTGATGCGAGAGTAGACGCTGGTTCGCTTCGGGAATGACCGAAAGAATCGCAGGTCCTTCGAGCTCGCCCAGGATGACGGTACTTGTAGAGGCGTAGGAGGGAGAGGCGGTCAGGTCTGGGTGCGGAGGAGGAGGTAGCTACCGGCCATGGCGAAGAGGAGGTCGGGGGACCAGGCGGCCAACAGGGCGGGCAGGGTGTTGGTGTTGCCCATGGCGCTGAAGAGGCCATCGACGACCCAGTAGGTGATGGCGAGGCCAATGGCTGTGGCGATCCCGGCGAGGCCTCCGCGCTTGCCCATGGAAAGGGCGAAGGGGACGGCGAGGATGGCCATAATGACGGTGATGAGGGGATAGGCGATCTTGCGGTCAAGCTGGACCGAGAGGCGCTTGGTGTCGAAGCCGGATTGGCGCAGATCGTCGATGTAGCGGGAGAGTTGGGTGTAAGACATCTCCTGCGACTGGAGGCTCTCCTTTTTGAAGTAGGCGGGAGCTTCGCGGATCTCGGGGAAGGTGTTGAGTGTGAAGGGCTGGAAGGTGGCGGTGGTCTCTCCGGTGAAGGTGCGCTGCCAGCCATTCTCGAAGATCCAGCGGTGAACGGCATCGTCCCAGTGGGCAGAACCGGCGAAGATGCGGCGGGTAAGCGAGAAGGTCGCGGGATCGAACTCGAAGACGGTGAGGTTGGCGAAGCTGTTCTTATCGGCGTCGAAGTATTGGTAGTAGAAGATACGGGTGGGTTCGCCATTGGTGGTGGTCTGGCCGGAGATCCACTTGCGGTCGGGCCGCAGGAAGGTCTGTGCGGGCTTGCCCTTAATGACCGAGCGGATGGCTTCCTGGCGGCGGTTCGCGCCGGGGAGGTAGAACTCATCGAAGGCGAAGAGCGAGACAGAGATGATTGCCGCGAGGACGAGCACCGGCGTGACGATGCGATAGATGCTGATGCCAGAGGACTTCATGGCGATGAGTTCAGAGGACTTGTTGAGGGCTCCGAAGGTGATGAGGACGGCGACAAGCGAGCACAGGGGCGTGACCTGCGACAGGATGAAGGGGATGAGATTGAGGAGATAATCGCCGACCGTGATGAGCGGGGTGCGGTTGCGGATCATGTCTCCGATGAGCTCGAAGAAGGTGAAGACGATGAAGAGCATGATGAGCGCGGAGAGGACGAGGCCGAAGTTCTTCGCGTACTCGCCCATGACGTAGTCGTCGAGCAGGAGTGGGAAGCGAATGCGGAAGGTGCGGCGAACGAAGGCGGCGACGGTGGCGGGGGTGCGCATGCCTTCGTCGTCTCCCTCCCCTTTGTGAAATAGGCTCAGGACGCGCCGGCTGAGCGCCTGCCCCATGGAGGAGAAGATGCTGAGCGCGATGCCGCCACGGGAAAGCTGCTGCAGGAGGAGTATGCCGGCGATGCCGAAGAGGAGGTTCGCGCCCCAGACGCCGACAACGGGGTAGAGGGTGCCGGACTTTGCAAAGGCGACGCCGACGAGCGAGAGGACGTAGTAGGTGAGGACGAGGAGGATGGTGACAACGAAGCCAGTGCTCTTGCCGCCGCGCTTGGAAGAGAGGCCTAGCGGCACGCCGACGAGCATGAGGACGAGGCAGGCGAAGGGGTAGGAGAATCGGGTGTTGAGCTCGATCGCGTAGGGACGGGCTTTGCTCTTTACCGCTCCGCTGGCGTAAGAGCGCTGCCAGAGCTCAGGCAGGGTGAGGGCGTGGAGCGGCGTGTCGACGCGGCTGACGTGGGTGTCGTCCTGCGCCCCGGTCTGGATGGGCAGGTTCATGGTGGAAAAGGTGGAGACGTCGTACTGGTTAGGATCGTTGGCGGAGATCTGGTGCTGACCGCCGTTCATGAGGTGCATGCGGAGGGTCTGGTCGTCTCCGTTGACCACGAGAGCCTGGTCGGCGGTGGTGATGTGCGGTGTGGCGGGCTCGGTGAGGTCGGCGAGGAAGACGTGGTGCCAGATGGCTGCGCCGGTGGCAGGGGTGACGTTCTGGACGTAGAGGACGTAGTTCTTGAAGTCCTCGTAGAAGACGCGGGGCTGAACCTCGAAGGAGGCCTGGCTCGACTTGAGCGAACCCTCCAAAGCGAGCAGACCGGCGGCGGAGCGCGGTGCGAAGTAGACGGAGTTGACGATGCCGAAGGTGAGGGCGGCGATGGAGACGATGGAGACGATGCGAACGAAGTCCCACGCACCCATGCCGCAGGCGCGCATGGCGGTGATCTCGGAGTCGGCGGCAAGGCGGCTGAGGCCGAGCAGAATGCCCACGAGGACGGCCATGGGGACCGTGACGGTGAGGGCGTTCGGGAGCATGTAGGCGAAGATGCGACCAATCTCCCAGAGCGAGGCGGAGTTGCGCACGACCAGCTCGAGGATGGTTCCGAGGTCCTTCATGAAGAGCACGAAGGTGAAGAGCGCGCCACCGAGCAGGGCATGAGAGATGACTTCGCGAAGGATGTATCGAGTGAAGAGACGCATGGATTGGAACGCTACTCCAGTGTAGCGTCTACCGGGTTTAGTGCGGGTATGAAAGGAAATGAGCGGTGCGGGCCGTGAGGGACTATGATTGCGGCTTCAACACTTCACAATCCTGGGCCCGATTTAATCCGTCAGAGCGCGCGACAGCAAGGGGCCATCCCGTCATACATTTCAACCACGATCGCTGGAGAAAGAACCGGCAGCTTGCAGACCTCCTGCCGAGGCGACGCTTGCAGTTGTTACGACACCGCGTCGTGAAGATGGGCTCGTTCCGGGCGGCAGCCTGGATTACAGCGATCGCTGAGGTGATGGCGATTTTGCTGGCGCTGATGCTGGTGAAGGTGATGGGATATTCGACTGAAGCGGTTAAGGCGGTGATGACGGCGGCGTCGACGCTGCCGCTGATCATCGCGCCGATTGTAGGTGGGACGATTGTGCTGCTGCTGGAAGATCTGGAGACAGCGCGGCTGGCGCTTGAGGAACTCTCCACGCGTGACGGGCTGACAAGCCTCTTCAATCGGACCTATTTTATGGATCGGCTGCGACGGGAGATGGCGCAGGCGGTACGACATCACATGCCGCTATCGCTGCTGATGGTGGATACAGATAACTTCAAACAGATCAATGACCGCTATGGGCACACGGCCGGGGACCATGTGCTGCAATCGCTGGCGCACACCTGTACGCTGCTGCTGCGCGAGGGCGATGTGCTGGCTCGCTATGGCGGCGAGGAGTTCGTGCTGCTGTTGCCGGCGACGTCAGAGGATGGCGCATGGCAGGTCGCGGAGAAGCTGCGCTCGGCTTTGGAGGCCATGCGCGTCACGCTGATCGACTTGGAAGAGCCGATGAGCATTACGGTGAGCATCGGACTCTCGGGGCGGCAGGGGCAGGACGACACGGCGGACGCGCTGTTCGGACGGGCGGACCGGGCGCTCTACCGGGCGAAGCTGGCTGGAAAGAATCGGTGCGTTGTGGATGGCAAGGCCGCTCCGATAACGTTAGCCGAGCCCGATTCTGAGGAGATCGTGGATGTGGAGGATGCCGACGGGCGTGCCTTCATCTCGTCCGTTGCCTAGAACGAAGACGGTGGTCACGCTACGGGCGTTCATCTGGAAGAGGACCTCGGGGGCGAGGGCCTCGGTGGTGATGGTCCACGGGCTGCGGGTCATGGCGGCCTCTACGGTGCAGTCGGTGAAGCCGGAGCGGAAGGTGCGGCGGAGGTCGCCGTCGGTGATGATGCCGGTGAGGTGACCGGCTGCGTCGAGGACGGCGGTGACACCGAAGCCTTTGGAGGTCATCTCGACGATGGCGGCGGAGAGCAGGGTGCCTTCGCGGACGATAGGCAGGCGCTCGCCGGTGTGCATGAGGGTGCTGGCGCGGCGGAGAGTAGCGCCGAGACGACCGTTGGGATGGAGATCGTGGAAGGCGTCGGAGGAGAAGCCACGGGCTTCGAGGAGGCAGACCGCGAGAGCGTCGCCTAAGGCAAGCTGCATGGTGGTGGAGGTGGTGGGGGCGAGATTGTTGGGACAGGCTTCGGGCATGTCGGGCAGTTCGAGGCAGATCTCGGCGATGGAGCCGAGCGTGCTGGTGTGGCTGGAGGTGATGGCGATCAGCGGAATGTGGAAGCGACGCGTGTAGTCGAGGATCGGCGCGAGGTCTGGGGTTTCGCCGGACTTGGAGATGGCGAGGACGGTGTCGTCTGCCTGGAGGAGACCGAGGTCGCCATGGCCAGCTTCGCCGGCGTGGAGGAAGTGGGCGGGCGTTCCGGTGGAGGTGAGCGTGGCGGCGATCTTGCGGCCGATGTGGCCGGACTTGCCGACACCGGTGACGAGGACGCGGCCAGTGCGGATGCGGATGAGTTCTACGGCTGCGGCGAGATGCTGGCCGAGGTTGCCGTCGAGGGCGGTGCGGACGGCGACGAGGCCGGCTATCTCGAAGTCCAGGGTGCGGGTTGCGCTGTCGGCGGTGCTCATAGGGCCACGACGGGGAAGTCGGGAGATTTGACGAGGGTGTCGATGGCGATGAGCGAGCGGAGGAGCGTCTCGAAGTGGCGCAGGGGAATCATGTTGGGGCCGTCTGAGGGAGCGTGATCGGGATCGGGGTGGGTCTCAAGGAAGACGGCGGCGACGCCTACGGCGACAGCGGCGCGCGCGAGCGTGGGGACGAACTCGCGCTGTCCGCCTGAGGTGGTTCCTTGACCTCCGGGCTGCTGGACGGAATGTGTGGCGTCGAAGACGATTGGTGCTCCAGTGCGAGCCATGATGGGAAGGGAGCGCATGTCGGAGACGAGGGTGTTGTAGCCGAAGGAGGCTCCGCGCTCCGTGAGGAGGATGTTGCGATTGCCGGTGCTCGTGAGCTTAGCGACGACGTTGGTCATGTCCCAGGGAGCGAGGAACTGGCCCTTCTTGACGTTGACGATGCGACCAGTTTCGCCGGCGGCGATCAGGAGGTCGGTCTGGCGGCAGAGGAAGGCGGGAATCTGGAGGATGTCGACTGCTTCGGCGAGCGGAGCGCACTGCTCGGGAGTGTGAACATCAGTGAGGATGGGGAGATCGAAGGTGTCACGGATCTCAGCGAAGATGGGGAGCGCGTGATCGAGGCCGAGACCACGGTGCGAGGTGGTGCTGGTGCGATTGGCCTTGTCGAAGGAGGTCTTGTAGATGAGGCCGATGTTGAGCCTGGTGGCGATCTCTTTGAGAGCGGCGGCCATCTCGAGGGCGTGATCGCGGGATTCGAGGACGCAAGGTCCAGCGATGATCGTGAGGGGAAGCGCGTTACCGATGCGGACATTGCGGGTTTCTACGATTGGATTGGGTTCTGGCACGGGATTAAGTGTACTGCCAGTGGATATTGATCTAATCGTCTTCGCACGGGGGGTACCCCCCTCCCTACTTGAAGTACGAAAGTATTCAAAACAGGGGAGTTAGGTCCGGACTTCGGTATGGGGTAAAGGTGATGCTTTCAGTGACAAAGTACGCATGGGGGGTCCGGGGCGTATCAGATTGTCAAGTTTCATGACTATGGATTGGGGTTGGGGAGGAAGCGGTAGCCTACGCCGCGGACGGTGACGAGATGGGTTGGGTTGGCGGGGTCGTCTTCGATGTAGCGGCGGAGGCGGACGATGAAGTTGTCGATAGCGCGGGTGTCGGTGTCTTCGTGGACGCGCCAGACCTGCTCGAGAATCTCTTTGCGGGAGATGACCTGACCTTCGCGGTCGGTGAAGTAGTGGAGGAGGTCGGCTTCCATGAGGGTGAGGTGAATGAGTCGGTCGGGGGCGACGAGTTCGAGGGTGTCGAAGCGGATGGTGCGGTTGGCGAAGATGTAGTCGTGTTTATGATCCGGTTCGGGC
Coding sequences:
- a CDS encoding GGDEF domain-containing protein — encoded protein: MQLLRHRVVKMGSFRAAAWITAIAEVMAILLALMLVKVMGYSTEAVKAVMTAASTLPLIIAPIVGGTIVLLLEDLETARLALEELSTRDGLTSLFNRTYFMDRLRREMAQAVRHHMPLSLLMVDTDNFKQINDRYGHTAGDHVLQSLAHTCTLLLREGDVLARYGGEEFVLLLPATSEDGAWQVAEKLRSALEAMRVTLIDLEEPMSITVSIGLSGRQGQDDTADALFGRADRALYRAKLAGKNRCVVDGKAAPITLAEPDSEEIVDVEDADGRAFISSVA
- a CDS encoding KpsF/GutQ family sugar-phosphate isomerase, with protein sequence MSTADSATRTLDFEIAGLVAVRTALDGNLGQHLAAAVELIRIRTGRVLVTGVGKSGHIGRKIAATLTSTGTPAHFLHAGEAGHGDLGLLQADDTVLAISKSGETPDLAPILDYTRRFHIPLIAITSSHTSTLGSIAEICLELPDMPEACPNNLAPTTSTTMQLALGDALAVCLLEARGFSSDAFHDLHPNGRLGATLRRASTLMHTGERLPIVREGTLLSAAIVEMTSKGFGVTAVLDAAGHLTGIITDGDLRRTFRSGFTDCTVEAAMTRSPWTITTEALAPEVLFQMNARSVTTVFVLGNGRDEGTPVGILHIHDLLRIGLG
- the kdsA gene encoding 3-deoxy-8-phosphooctulonate synthase, giving the protein MPEPNPIVETRNVRIGNALPLTIIAGPCVLESRDHALEMAAALKEIATRLNIGLIYKTSFDKANRTSTTSHRGLGLDHALPIFAEIRDTFDLPILTDVHTPEQCAPLAEAVDILQIPAFLCRQTDLLIAAGETGRIVNVKKGQFLAPWDMTNVVAKLTSTGNRNILLTERGASFGYNTLVSDMRSLPIMARTGAPIVFDATHSVQQPGGQGTTSGGQREFVPTLARAAVAVGVAAVFLETHPDPDHAPSDGPNMIPLRHFETLLRSLIAIDTLVKSPDFPVVAL